In Dyadobacter subterraneus, a single genomic region encodes these proteins:
- a CDS encoding FecR family protein, with product MQPDYRNFQPEELATDPSFRLWKISNDAEQGTFWLTWLSENPDKKDLINKATHLLDTVFNSFDAVSDEEVTTEIHRLSYSLGEKSAKAESKRFILRPEWYNMAASVLLVIGLGWWFINKNSPAEKTNSLYKEIISQIKEPLIQEVNNTDKPKLVALHDGSSVLLQPQSRISYPKSFTGDKREVFLYGEAFFEVAKNPEQPFFVYANGLVTKVLGTSFIISAFDTEKDVKVVVKTGKVSVFALTDENLETQQADNKLGGMVLTPNQQIVFSPQNLRFTRSLIADPELLDLPIQKQSFNFKGTPIKEVFAALEQSYGVKILFDAEIMKNCYLTASLSDEPLFEKIDLICRTINATHEQLDASIIISSKGCSYPSENQ from the coding sequence ATGCAACCTGATTACAGAAATTTTCAACCCGAAGAACTGGCCACAGACCCTTCATTCCGACTTTGGAAAATCTCCAATGATGCGGAACAGGGCACATTTTGGTTAACATGGCTGTCTGAAAATCCTGATAAAAAGGACTTGATAAATAAAGCGACGCACTTGCTCGATACCGTATTTAATTCCTTTGATGCAGTATCAGATGAAGAGGTGACAACAGAAATTCATCGTTTGTCCTATTCACTTGGCGAAAAAAGTGCCAAGGCAGAATCGAAAAGATTCATACTTCGTCCGGAATGGTACAATATGGCCGCCTCCGTTTTATTGGTGATTGGTCTGGGCTGGTGGTTTATCAATAAAAATTCTCCTGCCGAAAAAACCAATTCACTGTATAAAGAGATCATAAGCCAGATTAAGGAACCGCTCATTCAGGAAGTAAATAATACAGACAAGCCAAAACTTGTTGCCTTGCATGACGGAAGTTCGGTGCTTTTGCAGCCTCAAAGCCGCATCAGTTATCCAAAATCTTTTACAGGAGATAAACGGGAAGTGTTTCTATATGGTGAAGCTTTTTTTGAAGTAGCAAAAAATCCTGAACAGCCTTTCTTCGTATACGCTAACGGATTGGTTACCAAAGTTTTAGGAACAAGTTTTATTATCAGCGCTTTTGACACTGAAAAAGATGTTAAAGTGGTTGTTAAAACAGGAAAAGTATCTGTTTTTGCTTTAACTGATGAAAATCTTGAAACGCAGCAGGCGGATAACAAGCTGGGCGGAATGGTACTTACTCCAAACCAGCAAATTGTATTTTCTCCCCAAAATTTGAGATTTACTAGGAGTTTAATTGCTGATCCTGAATTACTTGACTTGCCAATTCAAAAACAATCGTTTAACTTTAAAGGAACTCCTATTAAAGAAGTTTTCGCAGCATTGGAACAATCTTACGGTGTAAAAATTCTTTTTGATGCTGAAATCATGAAAAACTGCTACCTCACAGCGTCTCTGTCAGACGAACCCTTGTTTGAAAAAATAGATTTGATTTGCCGTACCATCAACGCCACACACGAACAGCTTGATGCCAGTATTATTATTTCGAGCAAAGGATGCTCATATCCATCTGAAAATCAATAG
- a CDS encoding c-type cytochrome — protein sequence MVNLKIASSLLVILVTGFVTRRQPDVVNSKNGGLFLPDGFEAVVVVDSLPGRARHIAVNDNGDIYVKARFANKDESVIALRDTNHDGRADIIKRFGGSKKEHGYGTGVRIHNGYIYYSSELVVYRQKLTPGKLIPEGKEEIIMTDDHEHGMHEHIAKPISFDNKGNMYIPFGAPSNACEELFRMPNSAGMTPCPFLEDHGGVWRFDANKLNQTQKDGYRYATGIRSVVAMDWNNADDNLYLVQHGRDDLLRLWAGVYSPWQSAVLPSEEFVRIKEGANVGWPYCYYDQIKQKKVLGPEYGGDGKIVGNCGIYEKPLIGFPGHWAPNDLLFYQGNQFPDRYKNGAFIAFHGSTNRAPYPQSSYIIGFVPFTNGQPSGGWDVFADGFAGVDPIVNTSDAAYRPMGIAMGPDGSLYFAETEKGKIWKVTYKGDKSKFAATALTQMEKRKTMSHIRTPDVVNDNLDKDKPVAGGKVYSVYCAACHQRNGQGDSQRFPPLAGSEWVTGDKKKLIHVLLKGLDGQVEVKGKPYNNIMPNHSFLKNEEIAEVLTFIRQSFGNNASAIDAEDIKKERKALNITD from the coding sequence ATTGTGAACTTAAAAATTGCTTCCTCTTTACTTGTCATTCTTGTTACAGGCTTTGTAACCAGACGTCAGCCAGACGTTGTAAATTCAAAAAATGGCGGACTTTTTTTACCCGACGGCTTCGAAGCCGTCGTTGTCGTAGACAGCCTTCCCGGTCGTGCACGGCATATTGCCGTGAATGATAACGGTGATATTTATGTCAAAGCGCGGTTTGCGAATAAGGACGAATCTGTCATCGCGCTGCGTGACACCAATCATGACGGTCGCGCCGATATTATCAAACGTTTTGGTGGTTCTAAAAAAGAACACGGTTATGGAACCGGCGTCCGGATTCATAACGGTTACATTTATTACAGTTCCGAACTCGTCGTTTATCGTCAGAAACTTACACCAGGAAAATTGATTCCTGAGGGAAAAGAAGAAATCATCATGACCGACGATCATGAACACGGTATGCATGAGCACATCGCAAAACCGATTTCTTTTGACAACAAGGGAAATATGTACATCCCCTTCGGCGCACCTTCCAATGCCTGCGAAGAATTATTCCGAATGCCAAATTCTGCGGGAATGACGCCCTGTCCGTTTCTGGAAGATCACGGCGGCGTATGGCGTTTTGATGCCAATAAATTAAACCAGACACAAAAAGATGGTTATCGTTATGCAACCGGAATCCGGAGTGTGGTGGCAATGGACTGGAATAATGCGGACGATAATTTATATCTTGTTCAGCATGGCCGAGACGATTTATTGCGTCTTTGGGCCGGTGTTTATTCTCCATGGCAAAGTGCTGTTTTGCCTTCCGAGGAATTTGTGAGAATAAAAGAAGGCGCCAATGTAGGCTGGCCATATTGTTATTATGATCAGATTAAGCAGAAAAAAGTGTTGGGACCGGAATACGGCGGAGATGGAAAAATCGTTGGAAACTGCGGTATTTATGAAAAACCACTGATTGGATTTCCTGGTCACTGGGCACCAAATGATCTGCTTTTTTATCAGGGAAATCAATTTCCTGACCGTTACAAAAACGGTGCGTTCATAGCATTTCATGGCTCTACAAATCGTGCTCCTTATCCGCAGTCCAGCTATATAATTGGTTTTGTACCTTTTACAAATGGACAGCCCTCTGGTGGCTGGGATGTTTTTGCTGATGGTTTTGCCGGCGTAGATCCAATCGTTAATACCAGTGACGCTGCTTACCGGCCAATGGGAATTGCAATGGGGCCGGATGGATCTCTTTATTTTGCTGAAACTGAAAAAGGAAAAATCTGGAAAGTCACTTACAAAGGTGATAAATCCAAATTCGCTGCCACAGCTTTGACACAAATGGAAAAGAGAAAAACCATGTCGCATATCCGTACGCCTGATGTTGTAAATGACAATCTTGACAAAGACAAACCGGTTGCCGGCGGGAAAGTGTACAGCGTTTATTGCGCCGCTTGTCATCAGAGAAATGGCCAGGGAGATTCTCAAAGATTCCCTCCGCTTGCTGGTTCGGAATGGGTTACCGGCGATAAGAAAAAGTTAATTCATGTATTGCTAAAAGGTCTGGATGGTCAGGTTGAAGTAAAAGGCAAACCGTACAACAACATTATGCCAAATCACAGCTTTTTGAAAAACGAGGAGATAGCCGAAGTTTTAACTTTTATCAGACAAAGCTTTGGAAATAATGCGTCTGCAATTGATGCAGAAGATATTAAAAAGGAACGTAAAGCGTTGAATATAACCGATTGA
- a CDS encoding SusC/RagA family TonB-linked outer membrane protein, protein MSKSIHYQHALQKIMRMSLYQALLAVIFTTLVHAADVNGQRVLDQKVTLRLSNTEIDKVLDKIENVTKVKFMYNPQIFNNQKGTFKFQDESLSEVLGKILAPHNVTYEVVQDRIILKREQASSELKISAPKESPKKVVTGTVTDETGSGLPGVSVLVKGTQRGTSTNAEGKYTLDIPDGELSTAVLIFSFVGYTSQESAVGAKGDISVQLAPEAKALNEVVVTALGISKEKKALAYAVTEVKGSEFTQARENNVANALTGKIAGVNATGMATGPGGSSRIIIRGNGSLSGNNQPLYVINGMPMDNSSPGGGNASDGNGNNTDRGDGIGGINPDDIESISVLKGGPAAALYGARASNGVILITTKKGKAQKGIGVEFNTNFTTDNLSIIPDWQYEYGQGVDGVKPLTQTQAKSSGRLSYGAKMDGSQVIQFDGQMRPYSPQKNNLKNFYRTGTNYINSLSFTGGNETVNFRFGLNNTSSNSIVPNSTFNRRIANLNVNALLGKKLTIETVVQYNIENGHNRPKVGYADYNPHWATYLIANTVDIRSLAPGYDPVTGKEVEWNPVPAAPNPYMVINKFKNEDRKNRFLGQANIKYDILDNLFVKASVSQDYYNFNYEFVVPTNNAYQPLGVYEAKKITSSETNGMVTLNYNTNFFENLSFSALAGGNMQRSIYDQTSFNGTEFTIPYFYSFTNLATSTTTPSYSKSGINSLFGSVDLGYKGLAYITMSGRQDWFSVLNTASNSIFYPAIGGTLILSEAFKLPEVVSFAKLRGSWAQVGGANVAAYQIYQSYNMAQGGHNGRPVQQLSSSLVPNPDLRPLTSTTYEAGIEAKFLNNRIGVDVTLYNRKTTNDIVQSSIAASSGYTSALLNVGELSNKGIELLLTGTPLKKANFTWDVSYNMAYNDSKIVKLADGLPSLTVGDGVGGGTIRNVVDGSYGEVWGYKKKTDANGNVVFNTASGYAVRGDLEKLGRGIPPLTMGITNTFRYKNFSLNILVDGKFGSIVYSNMYQYAYRFGLPKETLPGRDNGLTVTGVTPEGAPFSKTWAKADIDTYYDNDKNYTSMFTFNNDFIKLRQVIFSYNLPVSKMSFLKLQSASVSLVGRNLLLLYKDKRNNYFDPESSYTNGNAQGLEAFGVPRTRSLGVNLMVKF, encoded by the coding sequence ATGTCAAAATCAATACATTATCAACACGCTTTGCAGAAAATCATGCGTATGAGTCTGTATCAAGCTTTACTTGCAGTGATCTTCACTACTTTAGTCCACGCCGCCGACGTGAATGGACAGAGGGTGCTTGACCAAAAAGTAACCTTACGTTTATCTAATACCGAGATCGATAAAGTACTCGATAAAATAGAAAACGTGACCAAGGTTAAGTTCATGTATAATCCACAGATTTTTAACAATCAGAAAGGTACTTTCAAATTCCAGGACGAATCACTTTCAGAAGTTCTTGGAAAAATCCTTGCTCCGCACAACGTTACTTATGAAGTAGTTCAGGACCGTATCATTCTAAAACGGGAACAAGCTTCATCAGAATTGAAGATTTCGGCCCCAAAAGAATCTCCAAAGAAAGTGGTTACGGGTACGGTAACGGACGAAACCGGTTCAGGACTTCCGGGTGTGAGTGTTCTTGTAAAAGGAACACAACGCGGAACTTCAACCAACGCAGAAGGAAAATATACTCTTGACATTCCGGACGGAGAACTTTCTACGGCTGTGCTTATTTTCAGCTTTGTTGGTTATACTTCACAGGAATCAGCTGTGGGTGCAAAAGGAGATATTTCGGTACAATTAGCTCCGGAAGCAAAAGCGCTTAATGAAGTTGTTGTAACGGCTCTTGGTATTTCGAAAGAGAAAAAAGCACTTGCTTACGCGGTGACAGAAGTAAAAGGTAGTGAGTTTACACAGGCTCGTGAAAATAACGTTGCAAATGCTCTTACAGGTAAAATTGCCGGTGTTAACGCAACAGGTATGGCAACTGGTCCTGGTGGTTCTAGCCGTATCATCATTCGTGGTAACGGTTCTTTGAGCGGTAACAACCAGCCATTGTACGTAATCAACGGTATGCCGATGGATAACAGCTCACCAGGTGGTGGAAATGCATCTGACGGTAATGGTAACAACACTGACCGTGGTGATGGTATCGGTGGTATTAACCCGGACGATATCGAATCGATCAGCGTTTTGAAAGGCGGACCAGCAGCGGCTTTGTACGGTGCACGTGCTTCTAATGGTGTAATTTTGATCACTACTAAAAAAGGAAAAGCTCAAAAAGGCATCGGTGTTGAATTCAATACCAACTTTACAACAGATAATCTTTCAATCATTCCAGACTGGCAATATGAATACGGCCAGGGTGTGGATGGTGTAAAACCATTGACTCAGACTCAGGCGAAAAGTTCAGGCCGTTTGTCATATGGTGCAAAAATGGATGGCTCACAAGTTATCCAGTTTGATGGCCAGATGCGCCCATATTCTCCTCAGAAAAACAACCTGAAAAACTTTTACAGAACGGGTACAAATTATATCAACTCGCTTTCTTTCACAGGTGGCAACGAAACTGTAAACTTCCGTTTCGGTTTAAACAATACAAGCTCAAACAGTATTGTTCCAAATTCAACTTTCAACAGAAGAATTGCTAACCTTAACGTGAATGCGTTATTGGGTAAAAAACTTACGATTGAAACAGTTGTTCAGTACAACATTGAAAACGGCCACAACCGTCCAAAAGTTGGTTATGCTGATTACAACCCGCACTGGGCAACTTATTTGATCGCTAACACAGTTGATATCAGAAGCCTTGCTCCGGGATATGATCCTGTAACAGGTAAAGAAGTAGAATGGAACCCTGTTCCGGCTGCTCCAAACCCTTACATGGTTATCAACAAGTTCAAAAACGAAGACAGAAAAAACCGTTTTCTTGGACAGGCTAATATTAAATACGATATCCTTGACAACCTTTTTGTTAAAGCAAGCGTAAGCCAGGATTACTATAACTTCAACTATGAATTTGTAGTACCGACAAACAATGCTTACCAGCCACTTGGGGTTTACGAAGCGAAGAAAATCACTTCTTCTGAAACCAACGGAATGGTTACTTTGAACTACAACACCAATTTCTTTGAAAATCTTAGTTTCTCAGCATTGGCAGGTGGTAATATGCAGAGAAGCATTTATGACCAAACGTCGTTCAATGGTACAGAATTTACGATCCCTTATTTTTACAGCTTTACAAACCTTGCAACGTCTACAACTACACCTTCTTATTCAAAAAGCGGTATCAACTCGTTGTTTGGTTCGGTTGACTTAGGTTATAAAGGACTTGCTTACATCACAATGTCTGGTCGTCAGGACTGGTTTTCGGTTTTGAATACAGCGAGCAACAGCATTTTCTATCCTGCAATTGGTGGTACGTTGATTCTTTCTGAGGCTTTCAAATTGCCTGAGGTTGTAAGTTTTGCAAAATTACGCGGTTCATGGGCACAAGTGGGTGGCGCGAACGTAGCAGCTTACCAGATCTACCAAAGCTATAACATGGCACAAGGCGGCCACAACGGACGTCCGGTTCAGCAATTGAGCTCGTCTCTTGTACCAAACCCGGATTTGAGACCACTTACATCTACTACTTACGAAGCAGGTATTGAAGCGAAATTCCTTAACAACCGTATCGGAGTTGACGTGACACTTTACAATCGTAAAACAACAAACGATATCGTTCAAAGCTCAATCGCAGCTTCGTCAGGATATACCTCTGCTCTTTTGAACGTGGGTGAACTTAGCAACAAAGGGATTGAACTTTTGCTTACAGGAACACCCCTTAAAAAGGCAAACTTTACCTGGGATGTGAGCTATAACATGGCTTACAACGACAGCAAAATCGTAAAACTTGCTGACGGACTTCCAAGTCTTACTGTGGGTGACGGTGTTGGTGGCGGTACGATCCGTAACGTTGTTGATGGTTCTTATGGTGAAGTTTGGGGTTACAAGAAAAAAACGGATGCTAACGGAAATGTTGTTTTCAACACAGCCAGCGGATATGCAGTAAGAGGTGATCTTGAAAAATTGGGAAGAGGTATTCCTCCGCTTACAATGGGTATCACAAACACTTTCAGATACAAAAATTTCTCTTTGAACATTCTTGTTGACGGTAAATTCGGTAGCATCGTTTATTCAAACATGTACCAGTACGCTTACCGTTTCGGTTTGCCAAAAGAAACACTTCCTGGCCGTGACAATGGTTTGACAGTAACAGGTGTAACGCCGGAAGGAGCTCCTTTCTCAAAAACATGGGCTAAGGCTGACATCGATACTTACTACGACAACGACAAGAACTACACTTCGATGTTCACTTTCAACAATGACTTTATCAAACTTCGTCAGGTTATTTTCAGCTACAACCTGCCGGTTAGCAAAATGTCATTCCTGAAATTACAATCAGCTTCTGTTTCACTTGTAGGACGTAACCTTTTGCTTCTTTACAAAGACAAAAGAAACAACTACTTCGATCCTGAATCGAGCTATACAAATGGTAACGCACAAGGTCTTGAAGCATTTGGTGTGCCAAGAACTAGAAGCCTGGGCGTGAACCTAATGGTGAAATTTTAA
- a CDS encoding c-type cytochrome: protein MILNKKIAASFLLSGAIGFVGLSSFKGNQHPYHSQDRWVAPAWADTLVSPYHDEPLTLANGEELFGLYCASCHGETGYGDGAAGGALGQKPANFHDSLVKKQSNGALFWKMSNGKGNMPPFQDVFTAEQRWQLVAYLRKLSVTE from the coding sequence ATGATTTTAAACAAAAAGATAGCCGCAAGCTTTTTACTTTCAGGGGCAATCGGTTTCGTTGGTTTGTCCTCCTTCAAAGGAAACCAGCATCCGTACCACAGTCAGGACCGCTGGGTTGCACCGGCTTGGGCCGATACACTGGTAAGCCCATATCATGATGAGCCGCTCACACTCGCCAACGGAGAAGAATTATTTGGATTGTACTGCGCCTCCTGTCATGGAGAAACCGGGTATGGCGACGGCGCCGCTGGTGGTGCATTAGGTCAAAAGCCTGCCAATTTCCATGATTCACTGGTTAAAAAACAATCCAATGGCGCATTGTTCTGGAAAATGTCAAACGGAAAAGGAAATATGCCACCTTTCCAGGATGTTTTCACCGCCGAACAAAGATGGCAGCTCGTAGCTTACCTGAGAAAATTGTCCGTAACCGAATAA
- a CDS encoding RidA family protein, which yields MKTERRSILKKLFTSIAGVAGLGTVAKAADATPEKEVGNITTIQDVPLFSGHTKFNNMVFVAGKGAHFEGDITAHTKHVLDELEKELIAAGSSMSKVLKCSVFLHDLNDYKAMNEAYKGRFGDKPPVRTTVAVYGGVPGNSLVEIDCIAYI from the coding sequence ATGAAAACTGAAAGAAGATCGATCCTCAAAAAATTATTTACATCCATAGCCGGTGTGGCAGGTTTGGGAACTGTTGCAAAAGCAGCTGACGCAACGCCAGAAAAAGAAGTTGGCAATATCACGACGATTCAGGATGTTCCGTTATTTTCTGGTCATACCAAATTTAATAATATGGTTTTTGTTGCAGGGAAAGGCGCTCACTTTGAAGGAGATATTACTGCACATACCAAACACGTTTTGGATGAACTTGAAAAAGAATTGATCGCGGCAGGTTCTTCCATGAGCAAAGTATTGAAATGCAGCGTTTTTCTTCATGATCTGAATGATTACAAAGCGATGAATGAAGCTTACAAAGGACGCTTTGGTGACAAACCACCAGTTCGTACTACTGTCGCGGTTTATGGAGGCGTTCCGGGAAATTCTTTGGTTGAAATTGACTGTATTGCTTATATCTAG
- a CDS encoding RNA polymerase sigma factor: protein MDKKQRILLENEVLLDLWQQSKAGDSGAFCQLADKLYRTLFNYATSFTNDREYIKDAIQELMLHIWEKRQTINIQFVTIYFLKSLRNQILQEFRRNKHVYPYLDLDEIEEMTDNHTIETEIEETENYHESQRKVRNAINELPKRQKEAIFLKFYEGLENEQIADMMQVNRQSVANLLFKAITTLKSQIPLLSNWILIIYMLIY, encoded by the coding sequence TTGGATAAAAAGCAACGCATTCTTTTAGAAAATGAAGTTCTACTGGATCTCTGGCAGCAATCAAAAGCCGGAGACAGTGGTGCCTTTTGCCAGCTTGCCGACAAATTATACCGGACGCTTTTCAATTACGCTACAAGTTTTACCAACGACCGTGAATATATCAAAGATGCCATCCAGGAGTTGATGCTGCATATTTGGGAAAAGAGGCAAACTATTAATATACAGTTTGTTACAATCTATTTTTTAAAATCCCTCCGTAACCAGATCTTACAGGAATTCAGGAGAAACAAACATGTTTATCCATACCTTGACCTGGATGAGATTGAAGAAATGACTGACAATCACACCATCGAAACTGAGATAGAAGAAACAGAAAACTATCATGAAAGTCAGCGTAAAGTAAGAAATGCAATCAATGAACTTCCGAAACGCCAGAAGGAAGCTATTTTCCTGAAATTTTATGAAGGTCTGGAAAATGAACAGATCGCGGATATGATGCAGGTTAATCGTCAATCCGTAGCCAATTTATTATTTAAAGCCATCACCACTTTAAAAAGTCAGATTCCATTATTAAGTAACTGGATACTAATAATTTATATGTTAATTTATTAA
- a CDS encoding PQQ-dependent sugar dehydrogenase encodes MKKILNPFLKVNLLALGILTIPHFNFAQGGRDQPTQTPHPLREDIKVEAYMKVEPEAVRLIQNPVSGDLYYTSFDGDVFHIVKKDGQPTSVKILTAADHGITRLQGAAFHNNTLFLTGNINVNNNKGNKGRMVRYELKPNDEKPEMTVVFNTVEYGANKTTFDHGWNAMEISPDGKYIVVNSGARTDHGEVQDNGGLYPDARDKALTTKIYRFPIDSKDLLLVDDVDKLKEQGYIYAEGIRNAYDIAYDGKGNLFAVSNSGDYDHPEDMFWIRQGHHYGFPWVMGGIENPQQNPDWQPNPDTDPFLSKFAFAWLMKYFHNDPDFPKRPAGVTFTPAIQNLGPDANEYRDRKTGLVMDGDTTGVTVGTFNAHSSPLALIFDKDNALSKEFKGDGFVMRYAGGGKAGAANPNALRRQGKDLLHLHLIYDKKTDNYKVQTTRIVDNFTSPTDAILIGNDMYIIEYGGKQGGTKSGGTLWKITLPGDAKVLKKMKKA; translated from the coding sequence ATGAAAAAAATCCTGAATCCATTTTTAAAAGTAAATTTGTTAGCCTTAGGAATTTTAACCATTCCTCATTTCAATTTTGCACAGGGAGGCCGCGACCAGCCTACGCAGACGCCACATCCTTTACGCGAGGATATCAAGGTGGAAGCTTACATGAAAGTAGAGCCGGAAGCTGTAAGACTAATTCAAAATCCGGTAAGCGGCGATTTATATTATACCAGTTTTGACGGTGATGTTTTTCACATTGTAAAAAAAGACGGACAGCCAACAAGTGTAAAAATATTGACTGCTGCTGATCACGGAATTACCCGCTTGCAAGGCGCAGCTTTTCATAACAATACACTTTTCCTTACCGGAAATATCAACGTAAATAACAACAAAGGGAACAAGGGAAGAATGGTTCGTTATGAGTTAAAACCTAACGACGAAAAACCGGAAATGACCGTTGTTTTTAATACCGTTGAATATGGTGCAAATAAAACTACTTTTGATCACGGCTGGAATGCCATGGAAATCAGTCCTGACGGGAAATATATTGTTGTAAATTCTGGTGCCAGAACGGATCACGGCGAAGTGCAGGACAACGGCGGACTTTATCCCGATGCACGTGACAAAGCCTTAACTACAAAAATTTACCGCTTCCCGATCGACTCGAAAGATTTACTTTTGGTTGACGATGTTGACAAATTAAAAGAACAAGGCTATATCTACGCCGAAGGGATCCGTAATGCCTACGATATCGCTTATGATGGAAAAGGAAATCTTTTTGCCGTTTCTAACTCAGGTGACTATGATCATCCGGAGGATATGTTCTGGATCCGTCAGGGGCATCATTATGGTTTTCCGTGGGTGATGGGTGGCATTGAAAATCCGCAGCAAAATCCTGATTGGCAGCCAAATCCGGATACCGATCCTTTCCTGAGCAAATTTGCTTTTGCCTGGCTGATGAAATATTTCCATAATGATCCTGATTTCCCTAAAAGACCGGCTGGTGTAACTTTCACGCCTGCAATTCAAAATCTTGGTCCGGATGCAAACGAATACCGCGACCGAAAAACCGGCTTGGTTATGGATGGAGATACAACAGGCGTTACGGTTGGAACTTTCAACGCTCACTCCTCTCCGCTGGCTTTAATTTTTGATAAAGATAATGCACTTTCCAAAGAATTTAAGGGCGACGGATTTGTAATGCGTTATGCCGGCGGTGGAAAAGCAGGTGCTGCAAATCCAAATGCATTGCGGAGACAAGGAAAAGATTTGCTTCATTTGCATTTAATATACGACAAAAAAACCGACAATTACAAAGTCCAGACTACCAGAATTGTCGATAACTTTACCAGTCCTACCGACGCTATACTGATTGGCAATGACATGTATATCATCGAATATGGTGGAAAACAAGGCGGAACAAAATCAGGCGGGACGCTCTGGAAAATCACTTTACCGGGTGATGCCAAAGTTTTGAAAAAAATGAAAAAAGCGTAA
- a CDS encoding SusD/RagB family nutrient-binding outer membrane lipoprotein has protein sequence MKKFLRLLYLAPMALLLAACDNGFEEMNVNPNASTAVVPGFLFTRAQLSAVSNNYTGAAYLTIGGSMQHFATYKEVPAAGDKYFNYTYSTGSWGMYGGTDMTTQGSIIDIEQVISAVNTAPADVNKLSVARIWKAYMYHRLTDLYGDIPYSQAGKALTDKNYTPVYDQQSAIYADMLKELEQAIAAFDPAQATFGTSDLIYGGDITKWKKFGYSLMLRLGMRLTQVDAALAKTWVQKAIAGGVITSDSDIATIAYVDGSVTASRNFIASGLMGTDYVTPGGDNVEGGKFSKTLIDHLKTTKDPRLNVISIVWVPSADGKTFTADTTTALQKGMQNAAFNSLPADFNSYSEPNPNTILKYSAPLLVFTSAEVHLLLAEAAVRGWYSAGTAQAEYNSAVTSGMKQWALFGSAGTISDAKINAYLTANPYKTSGSVDEQIEQISTQKWVTLFLEDEYEIFSNWRRTGYPKLTPTNYPGNLTGGKIPTRFQIPDSEGIYNETNFIEARTRQGGTNNLSSVVWWDK, from the coding sequence ATGAAAAAGTTTTTAAGATTATTATATCTGGCCCCAATGGCCCTGCTCTTGGCCGCTTGTGACAATGGGTTTGAGGAAATGAACGTGAATCCTAATGCATCAACAGCAGTTGTACCGGGTTTCCTTTTTACAAGAGCTCAGCTTTCGGCAGTAAGCAACAATTACACAGGTGCTGCTTATCTTACGATCGGTGGTTCGATGCAGCATTTTGCAACATACAAAGAAGTACCTGCTGCTGGTGACAAGTATTTCAACTATACTTATTCAACAGGAAGCTGGGGAATGTATGGCGGAACTGACATGACCACACAAGGGTCTATCATTGATATCGAACAAGTGATCAGTGCAGTAAATACCGCTCCTGCCGACGTGAACAAACTTTCAGTTGCACGTATCTGGAAAGCTTATATGTATCACAGACTGACAGATTTGTACGGAGACATTCCTTACAGCCAGGCCGGAAAAGCACTTACAGATAAAAATTACACGCCGGTTTACGATCAGCAGTCTGCGATTTACGCTGACATGTTGAAAGAACTTGAACAAGCGATCGCTGCTTTTGATCCTGCGCAGGCTACTTTCGGAACTTCTGATTTGATCTATGGTGGTGATATCACAAAATGGAAAAAATTTGGTTATTCTTTGATGCTTCGTCTGGGAATGCGTTTGACACAAGTGGATGCTGCTTTGGCTAAAACATGGGTTCAGAAAGCAATCGCAGGTGGCGTTATCACAAGTGATTCTGACATTGCAACAATTGCTTATGTTGATGGTTCGGTTACAGCCAGCAGAAACTTTATTGCAAGTGGTTTGATGGGAACTGACTATGTGACACCAGGTGGTGATAACGTAGAAGGAGGAAAATTCTCAAAAACGCTTATTGATCATTTGAAGACGACAAAAGATCCTCGCTTAAACGTGATCTCTATTGTTTGGGTACCTTCTGCGGATGGAAAAACTTTCACTGCCGATACTACAACAGCACTTCAAAAAGGAATGCAAAATGCGGCTTTCAACAGTTTGCCAGCTGATTTTAACTCTTACTCTGAGCCAAATCCAAATACAATCCTTAAATACAGCGCTCCTTTGCTGGTTTTCACAAGCGCAGAAGTTCACTTGCTTCTGGCAGAAGCTGCCGTTAGAGGATGGTATTCAGCAGGAACAGCACAAGCTGAGTATAACAGCGCTGTAACTTCGGGTATGAAACAATGGGCATTGTTTGGAAGCGCAGGTACAATTTCAGACGCTAAAATAAATGCTTACCTGACTGCAAATCCTTACAAAACATCGGGTTCTGTTGACGAACAAATCGAGCAGATCAGTACTCAGAAATGGGTAACCTTGTTTTTGGAAGATGAATACGAAATCTTCTCTAACTGGAGACGCACAGGATATCCTAAACTGACACCGACAAATTACCCAGGTAACCTTACAGGTGGAAAAATTCCAACAAGATTCCAGATCCCGGATTCAGAAGGAATTTATAACGAGACAAATTTCATCGAAGCAAGAACCAGACAAGGTGGTACAAACAACCTTTCCAGTGTAGTTTGGTGGGATAAATAA